In Amycolatopsis sp. EV170708-02-1, the following are encoded in one genomic region:
- a CDS encoding GNAT family N-acetyltransferase, translating to MLRLAGARLLDDRDYPAVRAALATDPVGSCMVSARVETAGLDPWRLGGELWAADSRPVRAGRLQGLCFSGPNLIPLRGNASALRSFADRALRRQRSCSSLVGPAEQVLGLWDELEPEWGPAREVRHDQPLLALDGIPSVAADPLVRAVRPEELDRYLPAAIAMFVEEVGVDPRNGDGGAGYRARVAELIAGGRAFARFEDGEVVFKAEIGAMSSTVGQIQGVWVHPERRGGGLGTAGTASVVTRLVRGMGRTASLYVNAYNSPALAAYRKIGFQQVGQYATVLF from the coding sequence GTGTTGCGGCTTGCAGGTGCACGGCTGCTCGATGATCGGGACTATCCCGCGGTCCGTGCCGCGCTCGCCACAGACCCGGTCGGCAGCTGCATGGTCAGTGCCAGGGTGGAGACCGCGGGTCTCGACCCCTGGCGGCTCGGTGGCGAGCTCTGGGCCGCAGATTCCCGCCCGGTCCGGGCGGGCAGGCTCCAGGGGTTGTGCTTCTCCGGGCCGAATCTGATCCCGTTGCGCGGCAACGCCTCCGCCTTGCGTTCCTTCGCCGATCGCGCCCTGCGCCGTCAGCGGAGCTGCTCGTCGCTGGTCGGCCCGGCCGAGCAGGTATTGGGCCTGTGGGACGAACTCGAGCCGGAATGGGGCCCCGCCAGGGAAGTCCGGCACGACCAGCCGTTGCTGGCGCTCGACGGGATTCCGTCCGTCGCCGCCGATCCGCTGGTCCGCGCGGTGCGCCCGGAGGAGCTCGACCGGTATCTCCCGGCCGCGATCGCCATGTTCGTCGAGGAGGTCGGCGTCGACCCCCGCAACGGTGACGGTGGCGCCGGGTATCGCGCCCGCGTCGCCGAGCTGATCGCCGGTGGCCGGGCGTTCGCGCGGTTCGAGGACGGCGAGGTCGTCTTCAAGGCCGAGATCGGCGCGATGTCCTCCACGGTCGGCCAGATCCAGGGGGTCTGGGTGCATCCGGAACGCCGCGGCGGCGGTCTCGGCACCGCCGGGACGGCGTCCGTGGTGACCAGGCTCGTCCGCGGGATGGGCCGCACGGCCAGCCTGTACGTCAACGCCTACAACAGCCCGGCGCTCGCCGCCTATCGCAAGATCGGCTTCCAGCAGGTCGGGCAGTACGCGACGGTTCTGTTCTAG
- the ispG gene encoding flavodoxin-dependent (E)-4-hydroxy-3-methylbut-2-enyl-diphosphate synthase encodes MTVALGMPALPPPVLSERRKTRQLQVGPVGVGSEHPISVQSMTTTLTSDVNATLQQIAELTAAGCDIVRVACPSADDAEALPAIAKKSQIPVIADIHFQPKYVFAAIEAGCAAVRVNPGNIRKFDDQVKEIARAAKDHGTPIRIGVNAGSLDKRIMDKYGKATPEALAESALWEASLFAEHDFYDVKISVKHNDPVVMVRAYEILAEQCDYPLHLGVTEAGPAFQGTIKSAVAFGALLRQGIGDTIRVSLSAPPVEEVKVGIQILQSLNLKERKLEIVSCPSCGRAQVDVYTLAEQVTAGLEGMEVPLRVAVMGCVVNGPGEAREADLGVASGNGKGQIFVKGEVIKTVPEHAIVETLIEEAMRIAEESGQTIGEGEPTVTVG; translated from the coding sequence GTGACTGTCGCTCTTGGTATGCCAGCGCTTCCCCCTCCCGTCCTCTCCGAGCGTCGTAAGACCCGACAGCTGCAGGTCGGGCCGGTCGGCGTCGGCAGCGAGCACCCGATTTCGGTGCAGTCGATGACCACCACGCTCACTTCCGACGTCAACGCGACCCTGCAGCAGATCGCCGAGCTGACCGCTGCGGGCTGTGACATCGTGCGCGTCGCGTGCCCGTCTGCGGACGACGCCGAGGCGCTGCCCGCGATCGCGAAGAAGTCGCAGATCCCGGTGATCGCCGACATCCACTTCCAGCCGAAGTACGTCTTCGCCGCGATCGAGGCGGGCTGCGCGGCGGTCCGGGTGAACCCGGGCAACATTCGCAAGTTCGACGACCAGGTCAAGGAGATCGCGCGGGCCGCGAAGGACCACGGCACCCCGATCCGGATCGGCGTCAACGCGGGTTCGCTGGACAAGCGGATCATGGACAAGTACGGCAAGGCGACCCCGGAGGCGCTGGCCGAGTCCGCGCTGTGGGAGGCGTCGCTGTTCGCCGAGCACGACTTCTACGACGTCAAGATCTCCGTGAAGCACAACGACCCGGTGGTCATGGTGCGCGCGTACGAGATCCTCGCCGAGCAGTGCGACTACCCGCTGCACCTCGGTGTCACCGAGGCTGGCCCGGCGTTCCAGGGCACCATCAAGTCGGCCGTGGCCTTCGGCGCGCTGCTGCGCCAGGGCATCGGCGACACGATCCGTGTCTCACTGTCGGCGCCGCCGGTGGAAGAGGTCAAGGTCGGGATCCAGATCCTGCAGTCGCTGAACCTCAAGGAGCGCAAGCTCGAGATCGTCTCCTGCCCTTCGTGCGGCCGCGCGCAGGTGGACGTCTACACGCTCGCCGAGCAGGTCACCGCCGGGCTCGAGGGCATGGAGGTCCCGCTGCGCGTCGCGGTCATGGGCTGCGTCGTCAACGGTCCCGGCGAGGCACGGGAGGCCGACCTCGGTGTCGCCTCGGGCAACGGCAAGGGCCAGATCTTCGTCAAGGGCGAGGTCATCAAGACCGTGCCGGAGCACGCGATCGTCGAGACGCTGATCGAAGAGGCCATGCGGATCGCCGAGGAGTCGGGCCAGACGATCGGCGAGGGCGAGCCCACCGTCACCGTCGGCTGA
- a CDS encoding RIP metalloprotease: protein MVFILGIVLFALGICLSVALHEAGHMWAAKAFGMKVRRYFIGFGPTIFSFRRGETEYGVKWIPLGGFCDIAGMTALDEVTPEESKRAMWRFKTWKRTVVMSAGSAMHFILGFIILYLMAVTMGLPNPAAQAAPTEAVISATSCARAATTVEQLNDTTCPPNAPTPAKTAGLQAGDKVVSVAGKPIKTWREMLAAVQVAGGPTPFVVERNGQRLNLTVDVPRVQRLVADGSNNTTVKDVGMIGASPIQNTAPPLLTYGPVDAIGGTLSFTGTMFSETAKRLIEFPSRIPAVVESIFGGERDPNTPVSVVGASRIGGEAAERGLWEIFVLLLASLNFFIGVFNLLPLLPLDGGHIAVVWYERVRDWFRKLRGKAAGGPVDYTKLSAVTMVLVFIGGAVTLLTVTADIVNPVKLFQ from the coding sequence ACGAGGCCGGCCACATGTGGGCGGCGAAAGCCTTCGGCATGAAGGTCCGGCGCTACTTCATCGGCTTCGGGCCGACCATCTTCTCCTTCCGTCGCGGTGAGACCGAATACGGCGTGAAGTGGATCCCGCTCGGCGGGTTCTGCGACATCGCGGGCATGACCGCGCTCGACGAGGTCACCCCGGAAGAGTCGAAGCGCGCGATGTGGCGCTTCAAGACCTGGAAGCGCACCGTCGTCATGTCGGCGGGCTCGGCGATGCACTTCATCCTCGGTTTCATCATTCTCTACCTGATGGCCGTCACCATGGGCCTGCCGAATCCGGCCGCCCAGGCCGCTCCCACCGAGGCCGTGATCAGCGCCACGTCGTGTGCCCGTGCGGCCACCACGGTGGAGCAGCTGAACGACACCACCTGCCCGCCGAACGCCCCGACCCCCGCGAAGACCGCCGGTCTCCAGGCGGGCGACAAGGTCGTCTCCGTCGCCGGCAAGCCGATCAAGACCTGGCGCGAAATGCTCGCGGCCGTCCAGGTCGCCGGCGGTCCGACGCCGTTCGTCGTCGAGCGCAACGGGCAGCGGCTGAACCTGACCGTCGACGTGCCGCGTGTGCAGCGGCTGGTCGCCGACGGTTCCAACAACACCACGGTCAAGGACGTCGGCATGATCGGTGCCTCGCCGATCCAGAACACCGCGCCGCCGCTGCTGACCTACGGCCCCGTCGACGCGATCGGCGGGACGCTCAGCTTCACCGGCACGATGTTCTCCGAGACCGCCAAGCGGCTGATCGAGTTCCCGTCGCGGATCCCCGCGGTGGTGGAGTCCATCTTCGGCGGCGAGCGCGACCCGAACACCCCGGTCAGCGTCGTCGGCGCCAGCCGGATCGGTGGCGAGGCCGCCGAGCGCGGCCTGTGGGAGATCTTCGTGCTCCTGCTGGCGAGCCTGAACTTCTTCATCGGCGTGTTCAACCTGCTGCCGCTGCTCCCGCTCGACGGCGGCCATATCGCGGTCGTCTGGTACGAGCGCGTCCGGGACTGGTTCCGGAAACTGCGCGGCAAGGCGGCGGGCGGACCGGTCGACTACACGAAGCTGTCCGCGGTCACGATGGTGCTCGTCTTCATCGGCGGCGCGGTGACTCTGCTCACCGTCACCGCCGACATCGTGAACCCGGTCAAGCTGTTCCAGTGA